AGCCTCACCAGCTCCCTGTACTCCCAAGGACCCAGCATCCTCTCCCCTCCTTGGGTAAAGTGTAAACCAACTATTGCCATTCTGTCAAGCCCTACTTGCCATTTTAGAAAGTGAGCCTCGAGGGGTGCCGGGACCCCAGGAAGGGGGCCCCCAAAAAGGCGAAGAGGAGAAGGGCGTAGGAAAGGAGAAGAAGCCCCGCCCGGGGAAATCCCTTAAGCCGCTCCTCTAGCAAGAAGTAAAAGGTCAGGGAAAGCCAACCCAAAAGGGCGGAGACCTCCTTGGGATCCAAGGCCAGGGGGCTCCCAAAGTACCCCCAGGCCCAGGCCATGCCGCTCCCCAGGCCCAGGGTGGCGGCCAGATACCCCACCCGCAGGTACCCCTGTTCCAGGCGCCTCAGGCTCCAGAGAGGGGCGTTTTCCACCGCCTTCTCCGGGGTCTGGCGCAGGCGCAGGTCCTGCAGGGCCCCCATCACCCCCGCCCCCACCCCTACCGCCAGGGCCAGGTAGGCCACCAGGAAGGCTCCCCCGTGGAGGAGGGTGAGGACGAGGGGGAGTTCTCCCCCGGGGTGGGGCAGGGCCTTGAGGGCGAAGAGGCCGAGGAGGAGGGCGAGGAAGAGGAGGTAGCGGCGCAAGGGGGCCATCCAGGGCCGCTGGAGAAGGCTTTCCCCCCTGAGGGTAAGGAGCCCGCCCAAAAGGAGGGCGGGCTGGGCCGGCCCGGAGAACACCCCCTTGGCCAGGGCGTCCGCCAGAGCCGCGCCCAGGTAGAGGAGGGCTCCGGGGTGAAGGGCCCGGGGCCAGAAAAGGCCTAGGGCCAAGCCCACCACGCCCCCAAGGGCCAGAAGGCCGGCGAGGCTCATGGCCGGGAGAGCCGGAAGGCCAGGAGGGGGCAGTCCCTGGGGCAAGGAGGCCCCTGCAGGAGCTTCCTGGCCCCGAGCTTCACCGCGAGGATCCAGGGGTGGGCCCGGCGGCCCGCCTCCTCGTGCCAGAGGAGGGGGTCAGCATGGGGAAACTCCCCGGCCACCTCCCGGTACATCCGCTCCTCCAGGGCCCGGATGGCCTCCCGCACCCGGTGGCCCGCGTACCACTCCAGGTAGTCGGCGAGGGCCTTTTCCACCAAGGCCTCCACCTTGGGAACCTCCCCCTTCCTGGCCGCCATGTTCTTCTCCACCACCCGCTCCAGGTCGTCCAGGTTGTAGAGGTAGGCGTGGGGGAGGCGGCCCACCTTTGGGTCAATGTTCCGGGGGAGGGCGATGTCTATGAGGAAGAGGGGCTTGGCCCTTTTGGGCAGGTCCTCTGGGCCCACCAGGTAGCAGGGGGCGGCAGCGGAGGCCACCACTAGGTCCACCTCCTTTAGGACCTGGGGCAGGGCGGAAAGGGGGTAGGCCTCTCCACCAAAGCGCTCCGCCAGGGCCCTGGCCCGCTCCTCCGTGCGGTTTAGCACCAGGATCCTGCCCACCCCCTGGGCCTTCAGGTGGGTAAGGAAGAGCTCCGCCATCTCCCCTGCCCCCAGCACGGCTACGGCCAGGCCGCCCAGGTCCCCGTAGACCGCCAGGGCCAGGTCCAAGGCGGCGTAGGCCACGCTCACCGCCCCAGCCCCGATCCCCGTCTCGCTCCTCGCCCGCTTGCCCAGGGCGATGGCCGACTGGAAGGCCTTCTCCAGGAGGCTTTCCGTGGCCCCGTACTTACGGGCCAGGAAAAGGGCCTGCCGCACCTGGCCCAGGATCTGGGCCTCGCCCACCACCAAGGAGTCCAGCCCGGCGGCCACCCGGAAGAGGTGGCGGAGGGACTCCACCCCCTCCTTCCGGTAGAGGTGGCGGGGCTCCACGCCCCTTTCCAGGAGAAACGCCTGGGCCCTTCCCGGGTCCCCCACCCCGTAAAGCTCCGTGCGGTTGCAGGTGGAGAGGACCACCCCCTTGCCCAAACGGGCCAGGGCCACGGGCAGGGCCACCAGAGGGTCCAGGGCTGCCCTTTCCCGCACCTCCACCGGGGCGGTCTTGTGGGAAAGGCCCACCAGATAGAGGGGTAGGGCCATGGCCTTCCAGCAGGATACACCAGCGGGGTAGGGACATAAGCCCCTAGGGCCCCAGGGCCCCCAGGATGGCCTGGAAGAGCCCCCCTAGGCCTGGCGCCTCCGCCTCCCATACTGGAAAGCCAAGCCCTAGGGCCTCCTTGGCGGTGCTGGGGCCGATGCAGGCGGCCTTGGGGCGCCTAGGGGTCCAGCGGGCGAAGGCCCTGGCTCCTGAGGGGCTGAAGAAGGCCACCACCTGCGCCTTCTCCAGTAAGGCCACTTCCCCCGGGGAAAGGACCCTTTCCCGGGTGGCGTAGACCTCCAGGCGCTCCACGGGAATCCCCCGCGCCCCAAGGCCCCCCTCCAGGTCCCCCCCCGCCAGGTCCCCGGCCACGAAGAGGACCCCTCTGGCCTCCGGGAAGCCCTCCGCCAGGTCCTTGGCCGTGGCCCTGCCGGGGACGAAGGCCGGGGGAAGCCCGCCCTCCCTCAGGACCTCCGCCGTCCCCTCCCCTACCGCCGCCACCTGGAGGGGGGGCTTCCCCGCCCTCTCCCAAGCGAGGAGGAGGCGCCTCGCCCCCTCCTTGGAGGTCACGGCCACCCAGTCCGCCAGGGGGAGCTTCCCCGGAAGAAGGGCCAGCGCAGGGAGGTCCACCTGCTCCAAAAGGGCCACCTCCGCCGCCTCTATCCCCAAGGCGGCGAGCCTCTCTAAAAGCGCCCTATCCTTCCCCCTCGTGAGGAGCACCACGGCCTTTTAGCACCTTGTGGAAGAGCTTCATGGCGGCCAAGGCCTGGGGAAAGCCCAGGAAGAGGGCGGACTGGAGGATGGTCTCCCGCACCTCCTCTTCCCTAGCCCCCACCCTGAGGGCCCCCTCCAGGTGGGTGGCGAGCTCCTTGGGGCTCCCCAGGGCGATGAGGGCGGTGATGGCGAGAAGCTCCCTCGTCTTCAGGTCCAGCCCCGGCCTCGCCAGGACCTCCTCGTAGGCGAAGTCCCGGATGTAGCGGAAGAGGTCAGGGTCCACCTCCTGGAGGCTCTTTTCCATGGCCTCCTGCCTCTCCCCCCAGATGGCCTTCCGCACGCTCATGGGAGGTAGTCTAGCACCGCAGGGAGGCGGTGGAGGGCCTCGGGGTTCTCCCCCGTGGGGTCAAAGAGGAAGGCCCGCATCCCCGCCCCCCTGGCCCCCAGGAGGTCCGCCTCTGAGTCCCCCACGTGCACCGCCTCCTCCGGGGCCACCCCCAGGGCAGCCAAGGCCTCCTGGAAGAGCCTGGGATCGGGCTTGGCCACCCCGGAGAGGGCGCTCACGGCGAGGTGGTCAAAGTAGCGCCTTAGGCCCACGACCTCGAGGATCTCCGGCAAGGAGGCGTCCCAGTTAGAGACCACGGCCAAGGGGTAGCCCCTCTCCTTGAGGGCCTTTAGGGTCTCCTCGGCCCCCGGGACCAGGGGCCAGATGCGGGGATCGCTCCAGTTCTCCACGAACTCCTGGCTCAAGACCTCCGCATGCTCTCCGAGGCCCAGCCCCCAAAAAAGCCTCCGGTGGAACTCCCGCCAAAGGCCCAGGGCGCTCTCCAGGTCCCGGGCCAAGAGGTGGTGCTCCTCGTAGAAGCGAAAGGCCTCGAGGGCCGCCCGCCGCACGTCCCCCTGGGGCTTAAGGCCCCGTTCCTGCAAAAAGGGCAGGAGCCAGAAGCGGGGGCTCGCCAGGATCAGGGTGTTCCCCACGTCAAAGGTGAGGGCTCGGATCATAAACCCAGTTTATACCAAGGCTCCCAACCCCACCCCCTTCCCCGGCTGGTAGCCGAGCCGCGCCCCCTACCCACGGGCAGAGGCAGGCCGGGCCCTCCCCACCCAGCTCTTCCCCTCCCAAGGGGAGCTTGCCCCGGGTGGAAAACTGCCAGGACGGCCTCTTCCGAGCAGAGCCTCCCCTCCCCCCAACCCCGGAGGGCTTCGGGGCTAGCTTTGCCCTGACCCTTCCCTAAGGCCTACTCCGCCTAGGCCCAACCCCAGACACGGCCCACCCCCCGCCAGCGCCGGTCCAGCCGCCAAAGGCCCAGGGAGCGAGCCATGCGCCAGGCCGCCGCCATCTCCTCGGGCCCCACCTTGCGGCCGATCTCCCGGTAGCGGGGGTCCCCTTTGGCCTTCCAGGCGGGGTAGTACTGGTCCATGAGGTTCACGTAGGTGTCCCGGGAGAGCTCCGCCAGCCAGCGGAGGATGGCCTCGGTTTCCTCCAAAAGGCCCGGCATCACCAGGTGGCGCACCAGGACCCCCCGCACCGCCAGGCCGTCCTCGTCCACCTTGAGCTCCCCCACCTGGCGGTGCATCTCGGCGATGGCCCGGCGGGCCGCCTCGGGGTAGTCGGGGGCGAGGAGGTACCTGCGGCTTGGCCCCGGGCTCCAGAGCTTGAAGTCCGGCATGTAGACGTCCACCAGGCCCTCCAGAACCCCAAGGGACTCCAGGCTGTCGTAGGCGCTGGTGTTGTAGACCAGGGGCACCCTAAGGCCCATCTCCACGGCCAGGGGCAGGGCCTCCACCACCTGGGGCACCACGTGCTCCGGGGTCACCAGGTTGATGTTGTGGCAGCCCATCTCCTGGAGCCGGACCATGAGCCGGGCCAGTTCCTTGGGGGTGAGTTCCTCCCCCTCCCCCATCTGGCTCACCTCAAAGTTCTGGCAGAAGACGCACCGCAGGTTGCACCAGGAGAAGAAGATGGTACCCGAGCCCCCCCAGCCCCGGAGGACATCCTCCTCGCCGAAGTGGGGGAAGGCGCTGGCCACCCGGGCATACCGGCCTGTGCGGCACACGCCGAAGGCGTTCTCCAGGCGGTTCACCCGGCAACCCCGGGGGCAGACCCGGCAGGGGGAGGCCAGGTGGGAGAGGGCCTCCTCCACCTTCTCCCGAAGGCGCCCCTCCTCAAAGGCCTTGAGGTAGGCGGGGGCAAAGTCCTTGCGGGGGATGAGGAACCGCCCGCCCCCGTGGACCTCCCGCGGAACCCCCCAGACCGCCATCCCCATCCTCCCCTGGCCTCCTTCAGGGTACCGCAAAAGAAGGACCCCCGGGCCTGGTAGCCTAAGGCCATGATCGCCCGCTACCAGACGCCAGAGATGGCCGCCCTCTGGTCGGAGGAGAGCCGCTACCGCATGTGGGCCCTGGTGGAGGCCTACGCCCTCGAGGCCTGGGAGGCCCTGGGCCAGGTGCCCCGAGGTTTGGCGAAAAGGCTCTTGGAGAAGCTTGAGGAAAAGCCCCTCACCGAGGCCTTCGCCGGGAGGGTGGCCGAGATAGAGGCCTCCACCCGCCACGACCTCGTGGCCTTCACCCGGGCCCTCACCGAGTGGACCGGGGACGAGGAGGTGGGCCGCTACCTCCACCTGGGCCTCACCAGCTCCGACATCGTGGACACGGCGCAAAACGCCCTGCTGGTCAAGGCCCTGGACCTGGTCCTAGAGGAGCTAAGGGGGGTGGAGGAGGCCCTAGAGCGCCTCGCCCTCCGCTACAGGCACACCCCCGCCATCGCCCGCACCCACGGGGTCCACGCCGAGCCCACGGCCTTCGGCCTTCGCTTCCTCTCCTTCCTCGCCGCCTTCGCCCGGGACAAGGAGAGGCTAGGGCGGGCCAAGGAGACCATCGGCGTGGCCATGCTCTCGGGCTCCGTGGGCAACTACGCCCATGTCCCCCCGGAGGTGGAGGCCCACGTGGCGGGGAGGCTTGGCCTCCGCCCGGAGCCCGTCTCCACCCAGGTGGTCCCCCGGGACCGGCATGCCGAGGTCCTGGCGGCCCTGGCCATCCTGGGGGGGAACCTGGAGCGGGTGGCGGTGGAGCTAAGGCACCTCCAGCGCACGGAGGTCCTCGAGGTGGAGGAGCCCTTCCGGGAGGGGCAGACGGGGAGCTCCTCCATGCCCCACAAGAAAAACCCCGTGGGCCTGGAAAACCTCACCGGGGTGGCGAGGCTTCTCCGGGGCTACCTGGGGCCCGCCCTGGAGGACATCGCCCTTTGGCACGAGCGGGACATCTCCCACTCCTCTGTGGAACGGGTCATCCTCCCCGACGCCACCACCCTGGCCCACTACGCCCTGAGGCGGCTTAGGGGGATCCTCTTGGGCCTGGTGGTCCACGAGGAGAACCTATGGCGGAACCTGGACCTCACCCGGGGCCTGGTCTACTCCCAGGGGGTCCTAAACGCCCTCATCCAGAGGGGCCTCTCCCGGGACCAGGCCTACGCCATCGTCCAGCGGAACGCCCTAAGGAGCTGGGAGGAAAAGCGGCCCCTGGCCGAGCTTCTGGAGGAGGACCCGGAAAACCCCCTGAAGGGGGAGGCCCTCAAGGCCCTCTTTGACCCCGCCCCCTTCCTCCGGCACGTGGAGGCCATCTACGCCCGATTTGGCCTCTAAGTACCCCACCGCGGCTTTCGCCGCGGCGGGGGCCCCAAAAGTTCCCCCACAGTCCTGATACCCTCGGGGCCCCCATGCTGGCTTGCGCCAGCATGGGGTGGTATGACTTGGGCCTCCCATGTTGCGAAACCAAAGTGCGGGCACTTCGCTACCACAAAGGGGGGAGGTGAAGGCGGAAGCCCGGAAGCTCCGGCTCCAGGG
The genomic region above belongs to Thermus sediminis and contains:
- a CDS encoding HAD family hydrolase, translating into MIRALTFDVGNTLILASPRFWLLPFLQERGLKPQGDVRRAALEAFRFYEEHHLLARDLESALGLWREFHRRLFWGLGLGEHAEVLSQEFVENWSDPRIWPLVPGAEETLKALKERGYPLAVVSNWDASLPEILEVVGLRRYFDHLAVSALSGVAKPDPRLFQEALAALGVAPEEAVHVGDSEADLLGARGAGMRAFLFDPTGENPEALHRLPAVLDYLP
- the ccsA gene encoding cytochrome c biogenesis protein CcsA codes for the protein MSLAGLLALGGVVGLALGLFWPRALHPGALLYLGAALADALAKGVFSGPAQPALLLGGLLTLRGESLLQRPWMAPLRRYLLFLALLLGLFALKALPHPGGELPLVLTLLHGGAFLVAYLALAVGVGAGVMGALQDLRLRQTPEKAVENAPLWSLRRLEQGYLRVGYLAATLGLGSGMAWAWGYFGSPLALDPKEVSALLGWLSLTFYFLLEERLKGFPRAGLLLLSYALLLFAFLGAPFLGSRHPSRLTF
- a CDS encoding radical SAM protein, whose translation is MAVWGVPREVHGGGRFLIPRKDFAPAYLKAFEEGRLREKVEEALSHLASPCRVCPRGCRVNRLENAFGVCRTGRYARVASAFPHFGEEDVLRGWGGSGTIFFSWCNLRCVFCQNFEVSQMGEGEELTPKELARLMVRLQEMGCHNINLVTPEHVVPQVVEALPLAVEMGLRVPLVYNTSAYDSLESLGVLEGLVDVYMPDFKLWSPGPSRRYLLAPDYPEAARRAIAEMHRQVGELKVDEDGLAVRGVLVRHLVMPGLLEETEAILRWLAELSRDTYVNLMDQYYPAWKAKGDPRYREIGRKVGPEEMAAAWRMARSLGLWRLDRRWRGVGRVWGWA
- a CDS encoding carboxymuconolactone decarboxylase family protein, with protein sequence MSVRKAIWGERQEAMEKSLQEVDPDLFRYIRDFAYEEVLARPGLDLKTRELLAITALIALGSPKELATHLEGALRVGAREEEVRETILQSALFLGFPQALAAMKLFHKVLKGRGAPHEGEG
- a CDS encoding uroporphyrinogen-III synthase, with the translated sequence MVLLTRGKDRALLERLAALGIEAAEVALLEQVDLPALALLPGKLPLADWVAVTSKEGARRLLLAWERAGKPPLQVAAVGEGTAEVLREGGLPPAFVPGRATAKDLAEGFPEARGVLFVAGDLAGGDLEGGLGARGIPVERLEVYATRERVLSPGEVALLEKAQVVAFFSPSGARAFARWTPRRPKAACIGPSTAKEALGLGFPVWEAEAPGLGGLFQAILGALGP
- the purB gene encoding adenylosuccinate lyase codes for the protein MIARYQTPEMAALWSEESRYRMWALVEAYALEAWEALGQVPRGLAKRLLEKLEEKPLTEAFAGRVAEIEASTRHDLVAFTRALTEWTGDEEVGRYLHLGLTSSDIVDTAQNALLVKALDLVLEELRGVEEALERLALRYRHTPAIARTHGVHAEPTAFGLRFLSFLAAFARDKERLGRAKETIGVAMLSGSVGNYAHVPPEVEAHVAGRLGLRPEPVSTQVVPRDRHAEVLAALAILGGNLERVAVELRHLQRTEVLEVEEPFREGQTGSSSMPHKKNPVGLENLTGVARLLRGYLGPALEDIALWHERDISHSSVERVILPDATTLAHYALRRLRGILLGLVVHEENLWRNLDLTRGLVYSQGVLNALIQRGLSRDQAYAIVQRNALRSWEEKRPLAELLEEDPENPLKGEALKALFDPAPFLRHVEAIYARFGL
- the hemA gene encoding glutamyl-tRNA reductase: MALPLYLVGLSHKTAPVEVRERAALDPLVALPVALARLGKGVVLSTCNRTELYGVGDPGRAQAFLLERGVEPRHLYRKEGVESLRHLFRVAAGLDSLVVGEAQILGQVRQALFLARKYGATESLLEKAFQSAIALGKRARSETGIGAGAVSVAYAALDLALAVYGDLGGLAVAVLGAGEMAELFLTHLKAQGVGRILVLNRTEERARALAERFGGEAYPLSALPQVLKEVDLVVASAAAPCYLVGPEDLPKRAKPLFLIDIALPRNIDPKVGRLPHAYLYNLDDLERVVEKNMAARKGEVPKVEALVEKALADYLEWYAGHRVREAIRALEERMYREVAGEFPHADPLLWHEEAGRRAHPWILAVKLGARKLLQGPPCPRDCPLLAFRLSRP